From a single Bacteroidales bacterium genomic region:
- a CDS encoding phage tail protein, whose product MAEYPLPKFHFEVDWGEDRKIAFTEVSGLDVETELIEYREGSSKEYSKVKMPGMIKYSNITLKRGTFKGDNDFFKWWNAIKLNKAPRESVTINLLNENHEAIVTWEVKNAWPVKVQSTDLKADGNEVAVETMELAHEGLTITNK is encoded by the coding sequence ATGGCAGAATATCCATTACCAAAATTTCACTTCGAAGTAGACTGGGGTGAAGACAGAAAGATTGCTTTTACCGAAGTTTCCGGTCTCGATGTGGAAACGGAACTGATCGAATACCGGGAAGGATCAAGCAAAGAATATTCCAAAGTTAAGATGCCCGGAATGATCAAGTACAGCAACATTACCCTGAAAAGGGGAACCTTTAAAGGGGACAATGACTTCTTTAAGTGGTGGAATGCCATCAAATTGAACAAGGCACCCAGGGAATCGGTTACCATTAACCTGCTCAACGAAAACCATGAAGCTATCGTGACCTGGGAAGTAAAAAATGCATGGCCTGTTAAGGTGCAATCCACCGACCTGAAAGCCGACGGCAATGAAGTGGCTGTCGAAACCATGGAGCTGGCTCATGAAGGGCTTACTATTACCAATAAATAA